A portion of the Bufo gargarizans isolate SCDJY-AF-19 chromosome 7, ASM1485885v1, whole genome shotgun sequence genome contains these proteins:
- the ACADM gene encoding medium-chain specific acyl-CoA dehydrogenase, mitochondrial — protein sequence MSSLRVTRVLQHIAKSGWRAQSTAPQAASASASSHPGFSFELSEQQKEFQATARKFAREEIIPVASQYDKSGEYPVPLIKRAWELGLMNGHIPEHCGGLNLGIFDTCLITEEIAYGCTGIQTAIEANSLGQMPVIIAGNEAQQKKYLGRMTEEPLMCAYCVTEPGAGSDVAGLKTRAEKKGNEYIINGQKMWITNGGKANWYFLLARTNPDPKAPTGKAFTGFIVDADSPGVQVGRKELNMGQRCSDTRGIVFEDVRVPAENVLLAEGAGFKIAMGAFDKTRPPVAAGAVGLGQRALDEATKYSLERKTFGKVLAEHQAVSFLLAEMAMKVELARMAYQRAAWEVDSGRRNTYYASIAKAFAGDIANQVASDAVQIFGGNGFNSDYPVEKLMRDAKIYQIYEGTAQIQRLIIAREHFNRFKQ from the exons ATGTCTTCTCTCAGGGTGACCAGG GTGCTGCAGCACATTGCCAAGAGCGGCTGGAGAGCCCAGTCCACGGCGCCCCAGGCGGCCAGCGCCAGCGCCTCTTCCCACCCAGGCTTCAGCTTTG AGCTCAGCGAGCAGCAGAAGGAGTTTCAGGCCACCGCTCGGAAATTTGCAAGAGAAGAAATTATCCCTGTCGCCAGCCAGTATGACAAGTCCGGGGAG TATCCTGTTCCCCTCATTAAAAGAGCCTGGGAGCTGGGGCTGATGAACGGACACATCCCCGAGCACTGCG GAGGCCTGAACCTTGGTATCTTTGACACGTGTCTGATTACGGAGGAGATTGCTTATGGCTGCACTGGTATTCAGACAGCTATAGAGGCCAATTCCCTGGGG CAAATGCCAGTGATCATTGCAGGCAATGAGGCCCAGCAGAAGAAGTACCTGGGAAGAATGACGGAGGAGCCCCTGATGTGT GCTTACTGCGTCACCGAGCCCGGAGCCGGCTCAGATGTGGCCGGCCTGAAGACGAGAGCAGAGAAGAAGGGCAATGAGTACATCATTAATGGGCAGAAAATGTGGATCACCAACGGGGGCAAAGCTAACTG gTACTTTCTTTTGGCTCGCACTAATCCTGACCCCAAGGCACCAACGGGAAAAGCTTTCACGGGGTTTATTGTGGATGCAGATAGCCCTGGAGTACAAGTTGGGAGAAAG GAGCTGAACATGGGGCAGCGCTGCTCGGACACCAGGGGGATAGTGTTTGAAGATGTCCGGGTTCCCGCAGAAAATGTCCTACTTGCTGAAGGAGCCGGTTTCAAGATTGCCATGGGGGCGTTCGATAAGACCCGACCACCG GTGGCAGCCGGTGCCGTCGGTTTAGGTCAGAGAGCGCTGGACGAAGCTACAAAGTACTCTCTGGAGAGGAAGACATTTGGAAAGGTCCTTGCTGAG CATCAAGCCGTGTCTTTCTTACTGGCTGAGATGGCCATGAAGGTGGAACTTGCCCGCATGGCATATCAGAGGGCAGCTTGGGAGGTGGACTCGGGCAGAAGGAACACGTACTACGCCTCCATCGCCAAGGCATTTGCCGGAGACATTGCCAATCAGGTGGCTTCAGACGCTGTTCAGATATTTGGAGGAAACGGATTTAACAGTGATTATCCTGTGGAAAAGCTCATGAGAGATGCTAAAATCTACCAG ATCTATGAGGGCACAGCCCAGATCCAAAGGCTCATCATTGCTCGGGAACATTTTAATAGGTTCAAGCAATGA